Proteins encoded in a region of the Candidatus Kryptobacter tengchongensis genome:
- a CDS encoding peptide/nickel transport system substrate-binding protein, translating to MNFQRLIKFWGILPVILFIIFSSCKTKKVEKNIIYEAILSDPRSFDPRDQVDAETYGIMYTIYNTLVEMDDSLVIQPAIAERWETKDFKEWKFFIRDGVYFHPDPCFGSAGTKKLTAYDVEYSLNRSLKPGGVGAFMLTDIVEGAEEVNQGKAEKASGIFAVDSTTLVIRLKQPYGKLLERLATPFFFIVPREAVDYYKDEFPRHPVGTGAYMFERYEPGNAVFLKKNPLFWKKDNDGKRLPYLDGLVFKIVRNPQLALNEFLSGNLDAVEVQPVFVDLLFENGRLKKEFQKYKVVENIALDVHFLAFNFKEKIFSNKNFRQALNYAIDKRVICERILNNLATPAIGILPPGVYSDVKRKPVYELNKEKAKEKLKLAGYDAGGKAPELELHIDNKQTTELMAQYVQATLKELGINIKLKKTDFGTLLADVVSGKSKFYYMWWEGTDPNPEIFMVQFKSNLLPEKGGYNFGRYNNKSVDNLFDAAVRELKPEKAKKLWLKLDSLLVEDAPWIFLYHTKRVRLLQPYISNYDNNPMQIRRYYTTTKSRL from the coding sequence ATGAATTTCCAAAGATTAATTAAATTCTGGGGCATCTTACCCGTGATTTTGTTTATTATATTTAGTTCCTGTAAAACGAAAAAAGTTGAGAAAAATATAATTTATGAGGCGATATTATCAGATCCCAGAAGTTTTGACCCCAGAGATCAGGTTGATGCTGAAACATATGGAATTATGTATACAATTTATAATACGCTGGTTGAGATGGACGATTCGTTAGTAATACAGCCAGCAATTGCTGAAAGATGGGAAACAAAAGATTTCAAAGAATGGAAATTCTTTATAAGGGATGGTGTTTATTTTCATCCCGATCCATGTTTTGGTTCAGCAGGAACGAAAAAGCTGACCGCTTATGATGTGGAATATTCGCTTAACAGATCTCTGAAACCTGGAGGAGTTGGAGCTTTTATGTTAACTGATATCGTTGAAGGAGCTGAAGAAGTTAACCAAGGAAAGGCAGAGAAAGCATCCGGAATTTTCGCTGTTGATTCCACTACACTCGTGATAAGGTTGAAACAGCCCTACGGAAAATTGTTAGAAAGGCTGGCAACGCCGTTTTTCTTCATAGTCCCAAGAGAAGCTGTTGACTATTATAAAGATGAATTCCCGCGCCACCCCGTTGGTACAGGAGCATATATGTTTGAAAGATATGAGCCCGGAAATGCTGTTTTCTTGAAGAAAAATCCACTGTTCTGGAAAAAAGATAATGACGGAAAAAGGTTGCCATACCTGGATGGTTTGGTTTTTAAAATCGTCCGAAATCCACAACTCGCTTTAAATGAGTTTTTGAGCGGAAATCTGGATGCTGTTGAGGTTCAACCAGTTTTCGTTGATCTATTATTCGAAAACGGGCGCTTGAAAAAGGAGTTCCAAAAGTACAAAGTGGTTGAAAATATAGCTCTTGATGTCCATTTTCTGGCGTTTAATTTTAAAGAGAAAATTTTCAGTAATAAAAACTTCCGGCAGGCGTTAAATTATGCAATAGATAAAAGGGTTATATGTGAGAGAATACTTAATAATTTAGCAACACCAGCTATAGGTATTTTACCACCAGGGGTTTATTCCGATGTGAAGCGAAAACCAGTTTATGAGTTAAATAAGGAAAAAGCAAAGGAAAAACTTAAATTAGCCGGATATGATGCCGGGGGAAAGGCACCAGAATTAGAATTGCACATAGATAACAAACAAACAACCGAACTTATGGCTCAGTATGTTCAAGCAACTCTGAAAGAGCTGGGAATAAACATAAAGTTGAAGAAAACAGATTTCGGAACATTGTTAGCAGATGTTGTTAGCGGCAAATCAAAATTTTATTATATGTGGTGGGAAGGTACAGACCCAAATCCGGAGATATTCATGGTACAGTTTAAATCAAACCTATTACCAGAAAAAGGTGGATACAATTTCGGGCGATATAACAACAAATCTGTTGATAACCTTTTTGATGCTGCGGTGCGTGAGTTAAAACCGGAGAAAGCAAAGAAATTATGGCTAAAACTGGATTCACTGCTTGTTGAAGATGCTCCATGGATATTTCTCTAT
- a CDS encoding Sulfatase maturation enzyme AslB, radical SAM superfamily has product MSVPAGSKSGFISPLIATNLRLYEFIKDLRKNFIKYELYRLKVLGIYINDFCNLNCKHCYYQIPNRINFNPISLDRVKLALDKAIDSGVSLFAFVGKEVFIPGELIGERTMELMKFLVERRNRNKEIVIGAVTNGVLIDKFFDRLRDIKLDYIDFSIDGSNARVHDELRGYGTFSKVIRNLEYGLHKGIADKIFISSTLYSSNIDDLINIFNFSSRYGIRYFNITPVVAIKGTELGISVADLIKFINRIPEKFDKLKVNSPVLVVLDLDSYIVKSLSRAMWELMDMQVFIDRVNNLLLFKNLVGSTTLCIRISLPDPCAGYGCISADGLFFNKGGCLFMKPGYENLALGNLLKDDMSSIISRAEKLSKGIFAEPYSTNLDVFSLTSGELLNLIEGGGYEFPKIN; this is encoded by the coding sequence ATGAGCGTTCCAGCTGGTTCAAAATCCGGTTTCATATCGCCCTTAATTGCGACTAATTTGAGGCTTTATGAATTTATCAAAGATTTGAGGAAAAATTTTATTAAATATGAACTTTACAGGTTGAAGGTCCTTGGAATTTACATTAATGATTTTTGTAATTTGAATTGTAAACATTGTTATTATCAGATACCTAACAGAATTAATTTTAACCCGATTTCCCTGGACAGGGTTAAGCTCGCACTGGATAAAGCTATAGATTCTGGCGTGTCGCTTTTTGCTTTCGTTGGAAAGGAAGTCTTCATCCCAGGTGAGTTGATAGGTGAAAGAACAATGGAGTTAATGAAGTTCCTTGTTGAAAGGAGAAATAGAAATAAAGAAATAGTCATTGGAGCTGTGACAAATGGGGTCTTGATTGATAAGTTTTTTGACAGGCTAAGAGACATAAAGCTTGATTACATTGATTTCTCAATAGATGGGTCAAATGCCAGAGTCCATGATGAGTTGAGAGGTTATGGGACATTTTCAAAAGTGATAAGGAATCTGGAATATGGATTACATAAGGGAATTGCAGATAAAATTTTTATCTCATCAACCCTCTACAGCAGCAATATTGATGATTTGATTAACATTTTCAATTTTTCAAGCAGATATGGAATAAGGTATTTTAATATAACGCCAGTTGTAGCTATAAAGGGAACTGAACTTGGAATTTCAGTTGCCGATCTGATTAAGTTTATAAATAGAATTCCAGAAAAGTTTGATAAGCTGAAAGTCAATTCCCCGGTGTTAGTTGTGCTGGATTTGGATTCTTATATTGTTAAAAGTTTATCCAGGGCGATGTGGGAGCTGATGGACATGCAGGTGTTCATAGATAGGGTTAATAATTTGCTTTTGTTCAAGAATCTTGTCGGCTCAACGACCTTGTGTATAAGAATTAGCCTGCCAGACCCCTGTGCGGGATACGGCTGTATCTCCGCCGACGGCTTGTTCTTCAACAAAGGCGGATGCTTGTTTATGAAACCAGGTTATGAAAACTTAGCGCTGGGTAATCTGTTGAAGGATGATATGTCAAGCATTATAAGCAGGGCGGAAAAGTTAAGCAAAGGAATCTTCGCTGAACCCTATTCCACCAACCTTGATGTTTTTTCTTTAACTTCCGGTGAACTTTTAAACTTAATTGAAGGAGGAGGCTATGAATTTCCAAAGATTAATTAA
- a CDS encoding oligopeptide transport system ATP-binding protein, which yields MALLDVKNLKVSFKTARGIYNAVKGVSFKIDEGEVFALVGESGAGKSITARAILRLVGDNSIIEGEILWKDRDLLKLDEKEMRKLRGAEIAMVFQNPQMALNPAFTIKKQFEEVIKLHNPGLTKDSIIEMMKNLLGLVQAEHLFSRIDDYPHQFSVGEAQRIFLGMVLACKPKLLIADEPTSGLDVTVQSEILSLLKDIREKFNTAILLISHDLAIVSSIASRIAVMYKGEIIECDVPEKIFLEPQHSYTEKLINSIPVPKILFANKINKINNEDSV from the coding sequence ATGGCTCTGTTAGATGTTAAAAATTTGAAGGTTTCATTTAAAACTGCGCGCGGGATATATAATGCAGTTAAAGGCGTAAGTTTTAAAATAGATGAAGGCGAGGTTTTTGCCCTCGTTGGAGAGTCCGGCGCCGGTAAGTCAATAACCGCAAGGGCAATCTTAAGATTGGTCGGCGATAACAGTATAATTGAGGGTGAAATTTTATGGAAAGACCGAGATTTATTAAAACTGGATGAAAAAGAAATGCGAAAATTACGGGGAGCGGAAATAGCAATGGTATTTCAAAATCCACAAATGGCTCTTAATCCCGCCTTCACAATTAAAAAACAGTTTGAAGAGGTAATTAAACTTCACAACCCTGGACTTACAAAGGATTCAATAATTGAAATGATGAAAAATTTACTTGGTTTGGTTCAGGCTGAGCATCTTTTCAGTAGGATAGATGATTATCCTCATCAGTTCTCAGTTGGCGAGGCTCAAAGAATTTTTTTAGGAATGGTTTTAGCCTGTAAACCAAAACTGTTGATCGCTGATGAACCAACCTCAGGACTTGATGTGACAGTTCAATCTGAAATACTTTCTTTGCTTAAAGATATCAGGGAAAAATTTAACACCGCAATCTTGCTTATTTCACATGATTTAGCAATAGTTTCCTCCATTGCCTCAAGAATTGCAGTAATGTACAAAGGTGAAATCATTGAATGTGATGTTCCTGAAAAGATCTTTCTGGAACCACAGCACAGCTATACAGAGAAGCTGATTAACTCCATACCTGTTCCAAAAATCTTATTTGCGAACAAAATAAATAAAATAAATAATGAAGATAGTGTATGA